Proteins encoded within one genomic window of Desulfobacterales bacterium:
- a CDS encoding ABC transporter substrate-binding protein, producing the protein MKRGLYGILVGILVLCFASGVYAGALDVIEKKGEFIVGVRDGSIPFGFFDAKNEHVGFSVDMAKEFHKALEAKFGKPIKLTLKTINPKTRIPLVANRTLHMVAGSSTHTVAREETVDFTITVFLTGTQLLAKKSKGFKSYKDMAGKRVGAAQGSTNEKAMRDLNTKGEINPPADIVVYQEHSQGMLALQKDIIDAYCTDGILLAGLKAKAPNPEEYELVGELITYDPYAYIVPEDDSKFRDFINIELIKMIKDGRYYQYYDKWFGPKGVVHYPMTKEAATLMKLQALP; encoded by the coding sequence ATGAAAAGAGGACTTTATGGGATTTTGGTCGGTATACTGGTGCTGTGCTTCGCTTCGGGGGTTTATGCCGGGGCGCTGGACGTGATAGAGAAGAAGGGCGAATTCATCGTAGGTGTTCGTGACGGCTCTATTCCATTTGGGTTTTTCGATGCCAAAAACGAGCACGTCGGCTTCAGCGTGGATATGGCCAAAGAATTCCACAAGGCGCTGGAAGCTAAATTCGGGAAGCCGATCAAGCTTACATTAAAGACAATAAACCCGAAGACTCGAATTCCTTTGGTGGCCAACCGCACGCTGCACATGGTTGCCGGGTCATCCACCCATACGGTGGCAAGAGAAGAGACCGTGGATTTCACCATCACGGTTTTTCTGACCGGAACCCAGCTTCTGGCTAAGAAGAGCAAGGGATTCAAGAGCTATAAAGACATGGCCGGCAAGCGTGTCGGAGCGGCTCAGGGTTCGACAAACGAAAAGGCCATGCGCGATCTGAATACGAAAGGCGAGATCAATCCTCCGGCAGACATAGTCGTCTATCAGGAGCACAGCCAGGGCATGCTGGCCCTGCAGAAAGACATCATCGACGCTTATTGCACCGACGGCATTCTTCTGGCCGGTCTGAAGGCCAAGGCACCCAACCCGGAGGAATACGAGCTGGTGGGGGAACTTATCACCTACGATCCCTATGCCTACATAGTGCCGGAAGACGATTCCAAGTTTCGTGATTTCATCAATATAGAACTGATAAAAATGATCAAGGATGGCCGGTATTATCAATACTATGACAAATGGTTCGGGCCGAAGGGCGTGGTTCACTATCCGATGACAAAGGAAGCGGCCACACTGATGAAGCTTCAGGCGTTGCCATAA
- a CDS encoding amino acid ABC transporter permease — translation MLSYNFNWSIIWEAPYGLWMLQGIWTTIRLGLICWFIALALGIIIGTFRVTPFRPLRAFGAVYTEIFRDIPLLVQLFFWYFAAPSILPKSIEMWLYRGLPNSEFWIVVVGLSIYTSSRIAEHIRSGMQSISQDQYHAALSTGFTHFQTYRYIVIPFAVRLVMPPLTAECLTVFKNTALAMTVGVLETTFMSQQIEAYTFQSIEATTAASLVYMVITLAVVLIMGLVEKRLAVPGLITRAEGR, via the coding sequence GTGCTTTCCTATAACTTCAATTGGTCCATCATCTGGGAAGCGCCTTACGGGCTCTGGATGCTCCAGGGCATCTGGACGACGATAAGGCTCGGGCTCATCTGTTGGTTCATAGCCCTGGCCCTGGGCATCATCATAGGGACCTTCAGAGTAACGCCGTTTCGCCCCCTCCGGGCGTTCGGGGCGGTTTACACCGAGATATTCAGGGATATCCCGCTGCTGGTGCAGTTGTTTTTCTGGTATTTCGCGGCGCCCTCGATCCTCCCGAAATCCATCGAGATGTGGCTTTACCGTGGGCTTCCCAATTCGGAATTCTGGATCGTGGTAGTGGGCCTTTCCATCTACACCTCATCGCGCATCGCCGAGCATATTCGATCCGGCATGCAGTCGATTTCCCAGGACCAGTACCATGCTGCGCTAAGTACCGGGTTCACGCATTTTCAGACCTACCGCTACATCGTCATACCTTTTGCCGTCCGCCTCGTGATGCCTCCTCTTACCGCCGAATGTCTGACAGTGTTCAAGAATACGGCGCTTGCGATGACCGTGGGGGTGTTGGAAACAACGTTCATGAGCCAGCAAATCGAGGCTTACACCTTCCAGAGTATCGAAGCCACCACGGCGGCCTCCCTGGTTTATATGGTAATCACACTTGCTGTGGTGTTGATCATGGGGTTG